Below is a genomic region from Triticum dicoccoides isolate Atlit2015 ecotype Zavitan chromosome 5A, WEW_v2.0, whole genome shotgun sequence.
CCAGGCCGCAATTTCATCAATTAGATTTTTGCAGTAATACTACAATAATCTGGTGTTTCTTGTTCTACACCGATAAAAGAAGCAAAGCTCTCCAACTTCATTTCGAAAACTAAAACCGCTACGAGAGGGTGCAATTCGCCACACAAGGTTAATTTTAAGCATCAAAGCACACAATCATGTTATTGAAATATTGGGGAGAAACTGCTACGTTCATGCTCGACTGCATACTAAATTACTAATAGAAGAAACTAATTAGTGGTTTAAGCAAGACATACAGTACATCATAACACGAGTCTTCCGTTTCCTTGACTACATTCTTCATTTTCCGTGCCTTTTCCAGCATTACCTACCAACCATGGAGCAGTATACCCAGAGTGCCAGAGAGACGGCATCTGAAAGCAGCACTGGTTCGTGTACGTGTCTCCGGCGTGTCAAAGATACTTGAGCAAGTCGTCTAGGCTATGATCCTGAAAAATGTAGTGCGTGCAACAGAAATTAGTACTAAGCAGAAGGAAGAGCAGTAATTGGTGATACCATATGGGTTACAACTGCTTACACCATCTTTTTGAGCCCAGTTTTTCACAACTGCCTCCACAGTTACAAAACTAGCGGCCAATCCACTCGTATTATCACCGTACTGATTCACTCCAACGACATGACCATTGACGATAACAGGTCCTCCTGAGCATCCACTCATCGTTGCGCACTCATGCCTAATACGTTCCGTCCATTCAATGTTTTTAGTTATCCTGACTGGTGGCCCACTTTGAGAAAGAAATGTAAGCTATATTAGTGTACTGCGAGTCAATAAAATTAACGTTTGCCCAAAGCTAGACAAGGGGGAGAGGCTTACACAATGGTTCCACCACATGCTCCAGGCTTCACGAGAATAGGACCCTTAGTCTTTGCCAACTTATCTGGATTGTAGTATGCCACTAACACGGCGGCGGTGCCAATTGGTAAGTCTCTTTCACGGGAAAatctcagagccggatacccatcagGCACTCCCGACACAGCGATAGCTGCTAGGTCTTTGAAGTTATCCCGGTGGCGTATCTCACACTCGAGCTCCCGGTCTAACCCAGGTAGTCTAATGCATAGCTTGTCATTCTTAGCAGGCTCGAAAAACTCGACGACATGGTCGGCTGTCATAACAAGTGCTCTACTGTGTTCTGTTGCTTCCCTGGCGATGAAACCGCTGCCGGCTAAAGTCCCGTTCTTCTGATGTATCACTACAGATGCAACACTCTTGTGGTGATTTCTAAGTGTGGTTTGAGTCAACTCCGCATGGCTGGCCATGTTCGACACTAGGTAAGAGTTAACCTGGAAAGTAATATTCTAACCATATGAATATCATCTCTAAAATAAGCATGATTACAGGGCAAGATGCAAATGTACATAAACCCAAGCAAAGCGCCACCACCTTCTCAGCATGCGACTTTAGCGCGGCATGCTTGGTGAAACTGATGATTAGAGGATGGTTAAAAATATAAAAAATTATGATTACATGGCTTGTTTCCCAAGGGTATACGGAGGGTGAGAGATTCTACGGAAAGAGGAGGGAGTATGTTTGTATGAATGTATCCTGCAACCCAGAGCTAAAAAAACAAATGGTGCGACCCAAGTGTCTCTTTGTAAGCAAAGTGTCCACTAATTTCACGAATAAAAACACTAAAGTTACTAatatgaaagaaaaaaaatctgtaaAAATAGATATAGACCAGGAAACCCTCGCTTCTCAATGAATAGGCAGGTACAGCATGTTTCTTATATATATAAGTTTATCAGAAGAAAGCAACCAGGGAAAAAACAGATTGCACATGATGCATCATTCCCCTAtagctttttttttgcggggtcatTCCCCTATAGCTTCTATAGCTAGTTCAAGCTGTGCTTACCTCACCTAGCTGGCTAGCTGCTTCCTGCCCCGCTCCTTCTCGGCCTCTCCTCTTTTTCTGTAATAACAAAGATAAAAGATGAGTTAAACAAAAACTGGAGACCAAAACAGATACGTTGTTGTTAACTGCTAAGTGCGGGCTTGTGGCCTATGACATGATACTTTGCCCTAGCTACCATATGCAAATGCATTGCTATAGGTACTATAGTTGAACTTCTTTCACAGAAGAAAACAGCTACGCTCTCGATTTGGAGACACTTACTTCCCTCTTTTCTTCTTCGATAGGCTAGATGTGCTTACCCTCCCTCCGGATCACCTCTTGCTATTCTCATGGCTCATGCTTCCCCTCCTTTAAACGAGAGAAGTTGTGTTGTGAAAGGAGAGAGAGCTGAGAGAGGCTGGGTCGTGAGGGTGGAGTAAGTGCGGAAATGAATGCGGCAGATCAATGTAGCTGGGCGGTAGGTACGTACCTTTCAATCCATGCTGCTTTCTTCTGGGCTTAGTAGTGGCTATGAAAAAGGTGGTAGTCAAAGTATCGGAGTGGGAAGTAGCTATAGCTTCACCATAAACGGCTTATATATGCGAAAATGCTCTTTAGAGCTCGAGCTCCATGGAGCCcgggtttgacttggtcaaaattcaaactttcacgtttcaaaaaaatttgaaaacaAATACACACATACTTAGAGACATAAAGCATATGTCTGTAAATTTTCAGGACAAAACACCTTAAAATGAGTGCTACACAAAAAGAACAAATCTGAGACTTTTTAGTAGATGCATTATTCATCCTCAAAGtctatgaatttgtcttttttgcacagatcGCATTTTAGGGTATTTCATCCTCAAACTTCACATACATACACATaacatccttgtttacttgtatgatttttttcagatttttttgaaattgaaaaattcgaattttgaatttttcaaaaaatccggccttcatggaggccgagctccaaaacgCCCTACTTATATATGGATGTTTTATACTAGAAAAAAGCACGCTCGTCATCTAAATACGTTTTGACTTCAACGTGGCTGGAGGCTTCAACGTGGGGAGAAAACCACCCGAGCAGACAATTTTATCACATGTCAGAATTCAAAAGGTTAGCTAGAGACATGTCCATTTTTAATGGTCAAAACGTCCACCGCTACATGTGGATAGCGTCGACTGACCCTCTTAGGGGCATCACGGCATTTTCAATACGAACCCTCAAACTGTTCGCATACATCCGAACCATATAGTTCGGATCATGTTCTGCCATCCAACACGGTCTTATATTGATCCGCTCGGCAGTACGGACGCATATTTTCCTGCAAAACGGAGACAAAGTGAAGGGAGGGGGGACGCTTTGCGGGCATTCGGACCACTGCCACGTCTGCTCCTGACTACCCTGGCTCGCCCAAAATCATCCCCTCTCGCCCGCGTGCGTTCCCACCCGAAGTCAGCAGCCCGCATTCATGCCACTGTAGAGCGGCCACTCCGCAATTACGCCTACCCAGAGCGGACGAGGCCTCTCGTTGGCGCCGACATTGAGGCGTCGCGCCGGAGAGAGAGCCGCCTCCCGGTTCGAAAAGGTGGTAGGTGCAAGTGAGGCGGTTGGTGTTCGCCTAGTACCTAGGCGGTGCTTAAGCGCCCTAGGAGCGGCtcaggcggtaatatagttttgaCTATAAGGGTGTATTTGTCGTATTATAtgtgcatcaatattaattttgAACATATAAATAAGTTAACTACTAGCTATTGCCATTGGAATATGCCATGTTTGGCATATCAATGCAATATGACATAATTTCCCACTCGTGTAGACAATTTCTTGCTTGCCCTGTCTAGGGTTCCACTTATGTTCTAGGCATGGCCTTTGGCCATAGCCTAGCGCCTAAGCGTGCTTCAGCATCACCTAAGCATTGCCTTTTTCAATAGAGCCTACGTCGCGTCCCTGGTGACCGTGCCTGTTCAATGCCAGAGCGACGTCTGTTGTACAAGACAGAATGGATATCTACCACGCCCGTTCGATGCCCATCCATGCGTATGGCGCCACTAAAAAGGCTCGCCGGCCGAGGAACCAACTCTGGCGCCACGCATCGACGCAACCGGATGCTTGACCTCATTAGAATTTCATATTTAAAGGCGGCCGCACCCGGCTAACTCCACACCACAACACATCCTCCTTCTTTGCTCCATATCCACCATGATTGTGAGCAGGAACGCTTTGTGAGATAATCTGTCACCGGAGATGAATCACAAGGTGTCCGCCCTTGTAACTGCCTAGTAGTCCCATCGTGCCAGGCGGATCGAGTAGGGCATGCCGGCCAGCTCCCCGGAGGTCTCCAACGATGACCCCACGGTTCCTGACAACGACACGGCGCTGAACCCCACGCCGATGCATGCCGGCCTGACCATGGAACAGGCGCAGGCACACTATGATGCCACCATGGTGGAGGAGAAGCATCCTGCGCCGACTCCTATGTCGACGTCTTGGCAAGTGCAGGAAGAGAAGAGGCACATCCTGTTCCTCCTCGAGCAACAACGGCTGGTGAAGAGCCAAATCTACGGTGAGCGCGCAAGTGAGGCGGTTGTGGCCACCATGGCCGCAGCGAACCCGGACTTTGTTGCGGAGCAGCGGGCACTCTATGAGGCTGTGTGCACCGCTCCCAATGAAGTTCCGGCGCTGGACACAGACGTGGCCGATAACTGCGTGTCCTAGGCGCCTGACGatgatatgtacctagggtagggtcattggcctgacctagacgccctacccaaggacactgccctagagtGGAAGACATTCAAGGCATAACAGAAGAAACCGACTGAGTTCACCAAGGAGTGCAATCCACTAGACCTTCAACCTctctcggataccccaattccattcgaccaagatGAATTCACTCGGCAATGCAAGAAACCACTCAGAATACAGAAGACCTAACGTCACTCAGCACGGCAACGGTCgggcattcactctgtagtcttaaagatcatttataacactttatagttggcgttaccagtaacgccctgtattaatgtacattgaaccatgTGTAACGTGGgatagctggggtcctggcgcactctatataagccaccccctcctctggcacaagggtttgcaccccctatAACTCTCACGCATAATCTAGTCGACcaagccttcgggcaccgagacgtagggttgttaattCCTCTGAGAAGGGACTGAACACGTAAACCTTGTGTACTATCTCgcagtagctaggatcttgcctcctcatacataccccctattctattgtcagacttactcccacgacagttggctcccaccacggggcgggtgtcttagcgacttccggtgaggttgcacgtttttccgatcttcatcaacatggtttccgacggtggtctgtgtcggtgtcaaaacc
It encodes:
- the LOC119297612 gene encoding uncharacterized protein LOC119297612 produces the protein MASHAELTQTTLRNHHKSVASVVIHQKNGTLAGSGFIAREATEHSRALVMTADHVVEFFEPAKNDKLCIRLPGLDRELECEIRHRDNFKDLAAIAVSGVPDGYPALRFSRERDLPIGTAAVLVAYYNPDKLAKTKGPILVKPGACGGTIVGPPVRITKNIEWTERIRHECATMSGCSGGPVIVNGHVVGVNQYGDNTSGLAASFVTVEAVVKNWAQKDGDHSLDDLLKYL